The Medicago truncatula cultivar Jemalong A17 chromosome 7, MtrunA17r5.0-ANR, whole genome shotgun sequence genome includes the window TGCTTCACTTTTCTCAACAAAAAGGCCAAATTCCTCTTCAATCAACCAAGAAGCATGAACATTATAAGAGAACCTAACACAAGATTATCTTCTTTTGTTGATATGGAGATGTCTAATCAGTTCAAACAAGTTTTCAAGCTGATCGACACTAATGGAGATGGCAAGATATCAACCAGTGAGCTAAGTGAGTTACTTTCATGTTTGGGATGCAAAGATAGCATAGCTGCTAAAGAAGCTGAAGGTATGGTAAATGTTTTGGACTCAAATGGAGATGGGTTTGTAGATTTGGAGGAATTCATGGTTGTTATGGATGACAAAGAAGGCAAGTTTGGTTGTGCCAATGACAAGGAGCAAGATGAGTATCTCATGGATGCTTTTCATGTCTTTGACACTGATAAGAATGGTCTAATTTCAGCTAAGGAACTTAAGAGAGTTCTGATAAATTTAGGATTTGATCATTGTAGTATTGGAGAATGCAAGCGTATGATCAAAGGGGTTGATAAGAATGGAGATGGGTTTGTGGATTATGAAGAATTTAGGTCTATGATGAAATCAGGACAAGATTAGTCAAGTAATTAAAGCTTGTTTGAGAAATCAAAATAGGATAGCAATTAGGATAGTGTAGTATTGTCCATATTGGATTGTCTACGATTATAATATATTGTAATATTCAAAGAAGAGATCAAAcatcacaatttaattgtgtctATACCAAACATTTAGAAAGAAGTCTAATATCAGGAGCATGTGAAGAATATTAGTAATGCAATTGAAGAGAAGTGTTTGAAGGAACAAAGAAGAACAAGAGaataatttgatgaaaaaatgctctggaagaagaaa containing:
- the LOC11430084 gene encoding probable calcium-binding protein CML18; translation: MLGLFETCFTFLNKKAKFLFNQPRSMNIIREPNTRLSSFVDMEMSNQFKQVFKLIDTNGDGKISTSELSELLSCLGCKDSIAAKEAEGMVNVLDSNGDGFVDLEEFMVVMDDKEGKFGCANDKEQDEYLMDAFHVFDTDKNGLISAKELKRVLINLGFDHCSIGECKRMIKGVDKNGDGFVDYEEFRSMMKSGQD